Proteins from one Chitinophaga oryzae genomic window:
- a CDS encoding pyridoxal-phosphate dependent enzyme produces the protein MNLADNLSGLENLIGNSPLYKCTGPGAVYAKLEYHNLMGSIKDRPALYILKNAIARGLVGPESTVIESTSGNFGIALAGICNRLGLKFIPVVDPNITEEKAAVLRMLSWKVVKVEERDETGGFLLNRIREVQRLVRTVPGAFNPNQYENDDNYLCYYHTLGREINNNFGRLDYVFVSVSSGGTITGLSMRLKEKFPRVKIIAVDVEGSLIFSDKPAVRRLSGLGSSMRTAMIDKALIDEAMVLSQWDIVQGCHSLLKEQNILGGASAGAVFRAMQLFNEKYHINNDGNINLMIIPDNGSAYMNSIYNEAWVKANIQNIHHEVH, from the coding sequence ATGAACCTAGCAGACAATTTAAGCGGGCTGGAAAACCTGATCGGGAATTCCCCGCTGTATAAGTGTACCGGTCCGGGAGCGGTATATGCCAAACTGGAGTATCACAACCTGATGGGCAGCATTAAAGACCGTCCCGCCCTGTATATCCTGAAGAATGCCATTGCCCGCGGGCTCGTAGGCCCCGAATCTACGGTGATAGAATCCACGTCCGGTAATTTCGGGATCGCACTCGCCGGCATCTGCAACAGGCTGGGCCTGAAGTTCATCCCTGTGGTTGATCCCAATATTACCGAAGAGAAAGCCGCCGTATTGCGGATGTTATCGTGGAAAGTGGTGAAAGTGGAGGAGCGGGATGAAACCGGAGGCTTTTTGCTCAACAGGATACGGGAAGTACAGCGCCTCGTCAGGACGGTGCCCGGGGCCTTTAACCCTAACCAGTATGAAAATGACGATAACTATCTCTGTTATTATCATACGCTTGGCAGGGAGATCAACAACAACTTTGGCCGGCTGGACTATGTGTTTGTCAGCGTAAGCTCTGGAGGTACCATTACAGGGCTGTCCATGCGGCTGAAGGAGAAGTTTCCCCGTGTGAAAATAATCGCCGTAGATGTGGAAGGGTCGCTGATATTCAGCGACAAGCCCGCTGTCCGCCGTTTGTCCGGCCTGGGCTCCAGTATGCGGACCGCTATGATCGATAAGGCATTGATTGATGAGGCTATGGTCCTGTCGCAATGGGACATCGTACAGGGATGCCATTCGCTGCTGAAAGAGCAGAATATCCTCGGCGGCGCCTCTGCCGGCGCCGTTTTCAGGGCGATGCAGCTGTTTAACGAGAAATACCATATCAACAACGACGGCAACATTAACCTGATGATCATACCGGATAACGGCAGCGCCTATATGAACAGCATCTACAATGAGGCGTGGGTAAAAGCCAACATTCAAAACATACACCATGAAGTACATTAA
- a CDS encoding aminotransferase class I/II-fold pyridoxal phosphate-dependent enzyme — protein sequence MSSPFVTQDDSLYQEADHHTWSQLFQKQNQLGNEHLASAYLEGYEKLRLDDRRIVRIEDISRRLEAISGWTLVPVSGLIPTRDFFYMLINKKYPVTVYIRQPHELDFSEQPDIFHDVYGHLPLLTNEKFTRFLTSYSIIALKYVNNDRAVDFLGRLYWFTYEMGLIMENGESKAYGGAIITSSEERANIASGAAPVYPFSLDQVMNTPYNPYKLQQQYFVINSFDELFNVIEGLEEKLIDHLLLPEQDNVVRNFSLNDHIGREFNDVIGFLNDTQFKYPDAVSFVAGQPDERFFDIEDHIASFDTYVRYRMEKTGSSRNEVVNRIGQYGKTKGFINDLVAEYLKVEEDIKVTGEDILMTVGAQEAFGIVVGTLCQQEKDVVLVEDPGYIGVSAFAKVFNYNIAGVGTDEEGIDLKLLRDKILTINGSGKRVKLLYVIPDYQNPSGSCMPIGNRLKLLEMAQQYNFLILEDSVYNSFTYAQKKNPTLKSLDRYGRVLYVGSFSKSLFPGLRMGMIVGGQRVENHRGDRVSLIDEMTKVKAQMTNNTSGITQAMLGGVLLAKNFRLSEWNRAKFESYKMKRDHMLASLDKYFNPQEHDWAAGIRWTRPEGGFFIKMSLPFEVDDQSVVDSASRFNVIFSPMRYFYLKGGGENEIRLTFSNLSRDMIEKGVKQLAQFVRWNVTGIKGPLPLIADTTI from the coding sequence ATGTCTTCACCGTTCGTTACACAGGATGACAGCCTGTATCAGGAAGCCGACCATCATACCTGGTCGCAATTGTTTCAGAAACAAAACCAGTTGGGAAATGAACACCTCGCCAGCGCATACCTCGAAGGGTATGAAAAGCTGCGCCTCGACGACCGGCGGATCGTGCGGATAGAAGATATCAGCCGCCGTCTGGAAGCTATATCAGGATGGACACTGGTGCCCGTGTCGGGGTTGATACCTACCAGGGACTTCTTCTATATGCTGATCAATAAAAAATACCCCGTCACCGTTTATATCCGTCAGCCTCATGAACTGGACTTCAGTGAGCAACCCGATATATTTCATGACGTTTACGGCCACCTTCCGTTGCTCACCAATGAAAAATTCACACGCTTCCTGACTTCCTACAGCATCATCGCGCTGAAGTATGTGAACAATGACAGGGCCGTGGATTTCCTTGGACGCCTCTACTGGTTCACTTATGAGATGGGCCTTATCATGGAAAACGGCGAAAGCAAAGCGTATGGCGGCGCTATCATCACCTCCTCGGAAGAGCGGGCCAATATCGCCAGCGGCGCTGCACCTGTTTATCCCTTTTCGCTCGACCAGGTAATGAATACGCCCTACAACCCCTATAAACTGCAACAGCAGTATTTTGTGATCAACTCCTTTGATGAACTGTTTAATGTCATAGAAGGACTGGAGGAGAAACTGATAGACCATTTGCTGTTGCCGGAACAGGATAATGTTGTTCGCAATTTTTCCCTGAACGATCATATCGGAAGGGAGTTTAATGATGTGATCGGCTTTCTCAACGATACCCAGTTCAAATACCCCGACGCTGTTTCCTTTGTGGCGGGTCAGCCCGACGAGCGTTTTTTTGATATAGAAGACCACATTGCCAGCTTTGATACGTATGTCCGTTACCGTATGGAAAAAACAGGCAGCTCGAGGAATGAGGTGGTCAACAGGATCGGGCAGTATGGCAAAACAAAAGGCTTTATCAACGACCTGGTAGCGGAATACCTGAAAGTGGAGGAGGATATTAAGGTGACGGGAGAAGATATCCTGATGACAGTAGGTGCGCAGGAAGCATTTGGTATTGTAGTGGGAACGCTGTGCCAGCAGGAAAAAGATGTGGTCCTTGTGGAAGATCCCGGTTACATCGGCGTCAGCGCTTTCGCGAAAGTGTTTAACTATAACATAGCCGGCGTGGGGACCGATGAAGAAGGTATTGACCTCAAATTGTTAAGAGACAAGATACTGACCATTAACGGCTCCGGAAAGCGGGTGAAACTGTTGTATGTTATTCCCGACTATCAGAACCCTTCCGGTTCCTGTATGCCCATCGGCAACAGGTTGAAGCTGCTCGAAATGGCGCAGCAGTACAACTTCCTGATCCTGGAAGACAGTGTCTATAACAGTTTCACGTACGCGCAGAAGAAAAACCCGACGCTTAAATCACTCGACCGCTACGGCAGGGTGTTGTACGTAGGGTCATTCTCCAAGTCGCTCTTCCCGGGGTTGCGGATGGGCATGATCGTAGGCGGGCAACGGGTGGAGAACCACCGGGGAGACCGGGTGTCCCTGATCGATGAGATGACGAAAGTAAAAGCGCAGATGACAAACAATACTTCCGGCATTACCCAGGCCATGCTGGGCGGGGTATTGCTGGCCAAGAACTTCCGGCTTAGCGAATGGAACAGGGCAAAATTTGAGAGCTATAAAATGAAGCGGGATCATATGCTGGCGTCGCTGGACAAATACTTCAACCCGCAGGAACACGACTGGGCGGCGGGCATTCGCTGGACCAGGCCGGAAGGCGGGTTCTTCATCAAGATGTCCCTGCCGTTCGAAGTGGACGATCAGTCTGTGGTAGACAGCGCCAGCCGGTTCAACGTCATCTTCAGCCCCATGCGTTATTTCTACCTGAAAGGCGGCGGAGAAAACGAAATACGGCTCACTTTCTCCAACCTCTCCCGTGATATGATAGAAAAAGGCGTAAAACAGTTAGCACAGTTTGTTCGCTGGAATGTGACAGGTATCAAAGGGCCGCTGCCTTTGATCGCTGATACCACCATCTGA
- a CDS encoding thioesterase II family protein, producing MFKEPVNLFLLHHAGGSKYAYQPFTGLFPPGMKVNLLELPGRGARMNEPLVEDIHLLVEDVYRKISPALDAPHVFMGHSMGSVLAYLLTRKSIMDNRRLPVHLFLSGRTGPCYFEDSALRRSSLPRKEFAAVLRDLGGVPAEVLDDDQAMDFFEPVIRSDFKVLETYSYTPAPPLDIPVTVLLGKEDHSAHKEGVPWQDITTLPVDVRYFDGGHFFLMDKAAEIARLVATQTWNSFQQQIA from the coding sequence ATGTTTAAAGAACCTGTTAACTTATTCCTGTTGCATCACGCCGGGGGCAGCAAGTATGCCTACCAGCCCTTTACCGGATTGTTTCCTCCGGGTATGAAAGTAAACCTGTTGGAACTGCCCGGAAGAGGCGCCAGGATGAACGAACCGCTGGTAGAAGACATTCATCTCCTGGTGGAAGATGTTTACCGTAAGATATCACCGGCCCTGGATGCCCCGCACGTCTTTATGGGACATAGCATGGGCAGCGTATTGGCTTACCTGCTGACACGAAAAAGTATCATGGACAACAGAAGGCTGCCCGTACACCTTTTCCTTTCCGGCCGTACCGGTCCCTGCTATTTTGAGGACAGTGCGTTGCGCCGCTCATCACTGCCGAGAAAAGAATTTGCGGCGGTATTACGCGACCTGGGCGGCGTTCCGGCCGAGGTCCTGGATGACGACCAGGCCATGGATTTTTTTGAACCCGTTATTCGCAGCGATTTTAAAGTGCTGGAAACATACAGTTACACGCCGGCGCCCCCATTGGACATACCCGTAACCGTGCTGCTGGGAAAAGAAGATCACAGCGCACACAAAGAAGGTGTCCCCTGGCAGGACATTACCACCTTGCCGGTTGATGTCCGTTATTTTGACGGCGGTCACTTTTTCCTGATGGACAAAGCGGCTGAAATAGCCCGTCTTGTAGCCACACAGACGTGGAATAGTTTTCAGCAACAAATAGCATAA
- a CDS encoding VOC family protein, protein MKNRSFRIDYIEIYTPMAKALAYWHVQALGFKPVAKMNAETGAATVASYVLKSNDVQLVLTSAYPTAQGPAAREVESYITQQYCGVKRIALHTDDVKSAFQESVANGGIPLKLPAVAEDAHGWVEEAAVKLYDNSEITFVNRTAYKGAFKPGYHPDSAAWQTEGEWLQAVDHVAAEVRSNEAAYWTNYLTAVIGSSMVQNIGRSAENRTGMILNINQTDDQQLTFVIAEPENCLLPSKVQDNINKFGPGIHHLAFSTEDLQQTVLALSAKGVDFVRFPAAYYELLRNDEDFRMIDIDALEEKGIIIDKEGDAFLLQKFIKPISDRPFFIYELVQRVNGYSGFALRNINVLKKAEEIEILQPR, encoded by the coding sequence ATGAAAAACAGATCCTTCCGGATAGACTATATCGAAATATATACACCGATGGCCAAAGCGCTGGCCTACTGGCATGTGCAGGCCCTCGGCTTTAAACCGGTAGCCAAAATGAATGCCGAAACCGGCGCTGCTACCGTGGCCTCTTATGTGTTGAAGAGTAACGACGTACAGCTGGTGCTCACATCGGCTTACCCCACGGCGCAGGGACCTGCCGCCAGGGAGGTAGAGTCCTATATCACCCAGCAGTACTGCGGCGTGAAGCGCATTGCCCTGCATACCGACGATGTGAAATCCGCTTTCCAGGAGAGCGTCGCCAATGGGGGCATTCCGCTGAAGCTGCCTGCTGTGGCGGAAGATGCGCACGGATGGGTAGAAGAGGCCGCCGTGAAACTATACGACAACAGCGAAATTACTTTTGTGAACCGCACGGCTTACAAGGGCGCTTTCAAGCCCGGCTATCATCCGGACAGCGCCGCCTGGCAGACCGAAGGCGAGTGGCTGCAGGCGGTAGACCATGTGGCAGCAGAAGTGCGTAGCAACGAAGCCGCTTATTGGACCAACTACCTCACCGCCGTTATCGGCTCCAGCATGGTACAGAATATCGGGCGCAGCGCGGAGAACAGGACGGGCATGATACTGAACATCAATCAGACAGACGACCAGCAGCTTACTTTCGTAATTGCGGAACCGGAAAACTGTTTGTTGCCGTCCAAAGTACAGGATAATATCAACAAATTCGGTCCCGGTATTCACCATCTGGCGTTCAGTACGGAAGACCTGCAGCAAACCGTGCTGGCACTGTCGGCCAAAGGGGTGGACTTTGTCCGTTTCCCTGCGGCGTACTACGAGTTGCTGCGTAATGACGAGGATTTCCGCATGATAGACATCGATGCCCTGGAAGAAAAAGGGATCATCATTGACAAGGAAGGAGATGCTTTCCTGCTGCAAAAATTCATCAAGCCTATCAGCGACCGTCCCTTTTTTATTTATGAGCTGGTACAGCGGGTCAATGGATACAGCGGCTTTGCGCTGCGTAATATCAACGTGCTGAAGAAAGCGGAAGAAATCGAAATACTGCAACCCCGATAA
- a CDS encoding FAD-binding oxidoreductase: MNAPVSALRSYLEDICGSAYVSSDPEVLYPYGSDQTLHLHFPFDLLVKPGSPEEISKILQYCNRHNIAVVPRGGGSGVAGAALPVQGGVVLSLERLNRILGIYNVDGYVIAEAGVVTADLCKAVEQQGLYLPVAPSSMNFSFVGGNVATNAGSIRSCRYGTTAQQVMNLEVVLPDGRIIWTGANVRKNATGVNPTQLFVGSEGTLGVITKVVYRLIPRPRTEVMLLAGFCCLEDALGMVMALKVAELSPTATELICENALQLTAAYLKERQPLVQDGINTHLLIEFQEPDQVIMDHRLDTVSAILQQHRCVDVLVATTAAEKERVSKLRYAIGEAMNSFGTTYRDVDACVPLSGLQQYIETVTAICNRHQVPLICFGHALDGNPHAMLLVGNKATQAELAALDAAADEIYAYVTTHGGVVSGEHGIGWLQQQYLPLQFDENRLSLTRQIKSMLDPGNIMNPGKAAL, translated from the coding sequence ATGAACGCTCCTGTCAGCGCGCTCCGCAGCTATCTGGAAGATATCTGCGGCAGCGCTTATGTGTCGTCCGATCCGGAGGTATTGTACCCTTATGGATCGGACCAGACGCTGCATCTCCATTTTCCTTTCGACCTCCTCGTTAAACCGGGTAGCCCCGAAGAGATCAGCAAAATACTACAGTACTGCAACCGTCACAACATCGCCGTGGTCCCCCGGGGAGGAGGCAGCGGGGTGGCCGGCGCCGCCCTGCCCGTACAGGGAGGCGTGGTACTCTCTCTCGAGCGGCTAAACCGTATTCTTGGCATTTATAACGTTGACGGCTATGTGATCGCGGAAGCGGGTGTCGTTACCGCTGATCTGTGTAAGGCGGTAGAACAACAGGGCCTCTACCTGCCGGTAGCTCCCAGCAGTATGAACTTTTCCTTTGTGGGAGGGAATGTCGCCACGAACGCCGGCAGCATCAGGTCCTGCAGGTATGGCACTACTGCACAGCAGGTCATGAACCTGGAAGTAGTGCTCCCTGACGGCCGTATCATATGGACAGGCGCCAATGTCAGGAAGAATGCCACCGGTGTCAATCCCACGCAGTTGTTTGTGGGAAGTGAAGGCACACTGGGCGTGATCACCAAAGTAGTGTACCGGCTGATACCCCGGCCCCGGACGGAAGTAATGCTGCTGGCTGGATTTTGCTGCCTGGAAGATGCGCTTGGAATGGTGATGGCCCTGAAAGTTGCTGAGTTGTCGCCTACGGCGACAGAACTGATTTGTGAGAACGCGCTGCAGCTCACCGCCGCCTACCTGAAAGAACGCCAGCCACTGGTGCAGGATGGTATCAATACACACCTGCTGATCGAATTCCAGGAGCCGGACCAGGTCATCATGGACCACCGGCTGGATACCGTGTCCGCCATTTTGCAGCAGCATCGTTGCGTGGATGTGCTGGTAGCCACTACTGCCGCGGAGAAAGAGCGGGTGAGCAAACTGCGTTATGCCATCGGCGAAGCGATGAACAGCTTCGGTACCACCTATCGCGATGTGGACGCCTGCGTACCGTTGAGCGGCCTGCAGCAATACATAGAAACGGTAACGGCTATATGCAACCGCCACCAGGTACCGCTGATCTGTTTTGGCCATGCACTGGACGGCAACCCTCATGCCATGTTGTTAGTGGGCAACAAAGCAACACAGGCGGAACTGGCAGCCCTGGACGCCGCTGCTGACGAAATCTATGCATATGTTACCACCCATGGCGGCGTCGTGTCCGGCGAACATGGTATCGGATGGCTGCAGCAACAATACCTGCCGCTGCAATTTGATGAAAACCGCTTGTCGCTGACGCGGCAAATCAAATCCATGCTGGATCCCGGGAATATTATGAACCCCGGCAAGGCTGCCCTCTAA
- a CDS encoding 2,3-diaminopropionate biosynthesis protein SbnB, translating into MKYINEKDVRAMGTSWPEVFQAIRDATAAIRRNDYSQPLKPYLRYKDPRNRIIAMPAYLGGPFDTAGIKWIASFPGNIAKDIPRAHSVIILNEADTGVPYAIINTALVSAIRTAGVTGAVTDSYLAARKAPGKLTAGIIGMGPIGQMHLDMLNGAFAESIEKVLVYDLNEKVLSQVAATTGIPVERCGSWEEVFDQADIFMTCTVSGKRYIDRPPRAGALYLNVSLRDFEPAFMQAADLIVVDNWEEVCRENTDIEWMHLHHGLQEKDVATIGAVLLDGILADGPGRSVMFNPMGMSVYDMAVARYYYDLSASLAVGAVLENA; encoded by the coding sequence ATGAAGTACATTAATGAAAAAGACGTACGGGCAATGGGTACCAGCTGGCCGGAAGTATTTCAGGCAATCCGCGACGCTACGGCGGCCATTCGGCGGAATGACTACAGCCAGCCGCTGAAGCCCTACCTGAGATATAAAGATCCCCGTAACCGGATTATCGCCATGCCGGCCTATCTCGGCGGTCCGTTTGATACCGCTGGCATCAAATGGATTGCGAGTTTCCCCGGTAATATTGCGAAAGACATTCCTCGTGCGCATTCGGTGATCATCCTCAATGAAGCGGATACCGGCGTTCCCTATGCTATCATCAATACTGCGCTGGTCAGCGCCATTCGTACCGCCGGCGTAACGGGCGCTGTGACAGACAGCTACCTGGCGGCCCGGAAAGCACCCGGCAAACTGACGGCCGGCATCATCGGCATGGGGCCGATAGGACAAATGCATCTGGACATGCTGAACGGCGCTTTTGCCGAAAGCATAGAAAAGGTGCTGGTGTACGACCTGAATGAAAAAGTGTTGTCACAGGTGGCTGCCACCACCGGGATACCTGTTGAGCGTTGCGGGTCCTGGGAAGAAGTATTTGACCAGGCTGATATTTTTATGACCTGTACCGTGTCCGGCAAGCGGTATATTGACCGTCCGCCACGCGCCGGCGCCCTTTACCTGAATGTTTCGCTGAGAGATTTTGAACCGGCCTTTATGCAGGCGGCAGACCTGATCGTGGTGGATAACTGGGAGGAGGTATGCCGCGAGAACACCGATATCGAATGGATGCACCTGCATCACGGGTTACAGGAAAAGGATGTGGCCACCATAGGAGCGGTGCTGCTGGACGGTATCCTGGCCGATGGTCCGGGCAGGTCCGTAATGTTTAACCCCATGGGCATGTCTGTGTATGATATGGCGGTGGCCCGGTATTATTATGATTTGTCCGCCAGCCTCGCGGTAGGCGCGGTCCTGGAAAACGCCTGA
- a CDS encoding ABC transporter permease: MFRYNLQVILRTFKRFRSTFIINLIGLSTGLAGALLIYLWVLDELHFDKFHQLDSRLYQVMINEKNGDKVVTTEGTGGTVGDRLLKQVPEVEKSITTAPADWFQKFNITFNDNTVSAKGNFVGSDYFNVFSYKLIQGDKNEVLNNPGNVVVSRHLAEKLFQSAENAIGKVLQWKWQAFSKPCTITGVYEDMPHNSTYRFDFMLPFSAWKQIMPATEEQVTTTGPFTTFVVLKEGADPERFNSKMAGFLESNYKDVNSKMFIRKYSDAYLHGKYDNGIQVGGRIEYVRLFSLIAIFILLIACINFMNLSTARASTRMKEIGVRKALGASRYRLISQFMGESILIAFISMLLAILMVLLILPQFNIMSGKHLTLQLDLQLLLMIIGITLFTGIVSGSYPALYLSGFDPVATLKGKLISTSLGELWARRGLVIFQFTISVVFIVAVIIFYNQIRFIQSKNLGYNKDNVIYFEMEGRAMEGKDAFLAELKGVNGIENASSIQQKILMPSFMPSSNVQWDGKNDDNRIRFFELPVNYGLIETLGIQMAEGRAFSRDYGTDTSGVVLNQAAVKIMGLQDPVGKTIYIQKKATRVLGVAKNFHFNSLHEEIKPFIFRLSPDETMLVMARLKRGDETATIQRVTDFYRQYNPGYSFEFKFLDNDFQQQYAAERLVSDLSKYFAILAIVISCLGLFGLAAFTAERRIKEIAIRKVMGATEGNIIYLLSADFMRILLISILIAIPASYFFTRSWLNDFAYRITLSPWYFVGAACVAIVTAWLTIGLQTIKAARVNPLECMRDA, translated from the coding sequence ATGTTCAGGTATAACCTTCAAGTGATCCTCCGAACTTTCAAACGTTTCAGATCCACGTTTATCATTAATCTGATCGGACTTTCCACGGGGTTGGCCGGTGCGTTGCTGATTTATTTATGGGTACTCGACGAACTTCACTTCGATAAATTCCATCAGCTGGACAGCCGTCTTTACCAGGTGATGATCAATGAAAAAAATGGCGATAAGGTTGTCACTACAGAAGGTACCGGCGGTACCGTGGGCGACCGTTTGCTCAAACAGGTGCCGGAAGTGGAAAAGTCCATTACCACGGCGCCGGCCGACTGGTTTCAGAAATTTAATATCACGTTCAACGATAATACAGTCAGTGCAAAAGGCAATTTCGTAGGCAGCGATTATTTTAACGTATTTTCCTATAAGCTGATACAGGGCGATAAAAACGAGGTGCTGAACAATCCCGGTAATGTGGTGGTGTCCAGGCATCTGGCCGAGAAGCTTTTCCAGAGCGCTGAAAACGCTATTGGCAAAGTGTTGCAGTGGAAATGGCAGGCGTTTTCCAAACCCTGTACTATTACCGGCGTTTACGAAGACATGCCGCATAACTCCACCTACCGTTTCGATTTTATGTTGCCGTTTTCCGCGTGGAAGCAGATCATGCCGGCAACAGAAGAACAGGTAACGACTACAGGGCCGTTCACCACGTTCGTGGTGTTGAAGGAAGGTGCAGATCCGGAACGGTTTAACAGCAAAATGGCCGGCTTCCTGGAAAGCAACTATAAAGACGTTAACTCAAAAATGTTTATCCGGAAATATTCGGATGCCTACCTGCATGGAAAATATGATAACGGTATACAGGTAGGAGGCCGGATAGAGTATGTAAGGCTGTTTTCACTGATAGCGATATTCATCCTGTTGATCGCCTGCATTAACTTTATGAACCTCTCCACCGCCAGGGCATCTACCAGAATGAAGGAAATAGGGGTGAGAAAGGCATTGGGCGCCAGCAGATACAGGCTGATCTCCCAGTTTATGGGCGAGTCCATACTCATCGCTTTTATCTCCATGTTGCTGGCAATATTGATGGTGCTGCTGATACTGCCGCAATTCAACATCATGAGCGGCAAACACCTGACATTGCAACTGGATTTACAGCTGTTGCTGATGATCATCGGTATCACCCTTTTCACCGGTATCGTCTCCGGCAGCTATCCCGCGCTTTATCTCTCAGGATTTGATCCGGTGGCCACGCTCAAGGGCAAGCTGATCAGTACTTCCCTGGGAGAACTTTGGGCCAGAAGAGGACTGGTGATTTTTCAGTTCACCATCTCCGTGGTGTTCATCGTGGCGGTGATCATCTTCTACAACCAGATCCGGTTCATACAATCAAAAAACCTTGGCTATAACAAAGACAACGTTATCTATTTTGAAATGGAAGGGAGGGCCATGGAGGGCAAAGACGCTTTCCTGGCTGAACTGAAAGGTGTTAACGGAATTGAAAATGCTTCCAGCATCCAGCAAAAAATTCTCATGCCCAGCTTTATGCCCAGCTCTAATGTGCAGTGGGACGGCAAAAACGACGATAACCGCATCCGGTTTTTTGAACTGCCTGTAAACTACGGTCTGATTGAAACGCTGGGTATACAGATGGCGGAAGGACGCGCCTTCTCCAGAGACTATGGTACCGATACCTCGGGCGTGGTGCTGAACCAGGCGGCGGTGAAAATTATGGGGCTGCAGGACCCGGTGGGAAAGACCATCTACATCCAGAAAAAAGCGACACGTGTCCTGGGTGTTGCTAAAAACTTCCACTTCAATTCATTGCACGAAGAAATAAAACCGTTCATATTCAGGCTGTCGCCGGATGAAACCATGCTCGTGATGGCCCGGCTGAAACGGGGCGACGAAACCGCTACCATTCAGCGCGTAACGGATTTTTACCGCCAGTACAACCCCGGTTATTCCTTTGAATTTAAATTCCTGGACAACGACTTTCAGCAACAGTATGCCGCTGAAAGGCTGGTGTCCGACCTGTCGAAGTATTTCGCCATCCTGGCGATCGTTATTTCCTGCCTGGGCCTGTTTGGTCTTGCTGCCTTCACCGCTGAAAGAAGGATTAAAGAGATAGCGATCCGGAAAGTGATGGGGGCCACAGAGGGAAATATCATTTACCTGCTGAGTGCCGATTTTATGCGTATCCTCCTGATATCTATCCTGATAGCTATTCCTGCCAGTTATTTCTTTACCCGAAGCTGGCTGAATGATTTCGCTTACAGGATCACCCTGAGCCCGTGGTATTTTGTGGGAGCAGCCTGTGTGGCCATCGTCACTGCATGGCTTACCATTGGCCTGCAAACCATCAAAGCCGCCAGGGTCAACCCGCTGGAGTGTATGAGAGACGCCTGA